TATTTTTATGTCCTACTTAGAAAATCGTTTCTTAAAAACACATAGCTTAGAACCATTAGTTTGGTGGAGGTTCATGgacgatattttcatgatttggCCACATACCCGTGAGGAATTGTATTCCTTCCTGGCCGCCTTGAACAGTTACCACAGTACAATCAAGTTTACTTACGATATAGATACAAAATCAGCTAATTTCCTAGATGTACATATAGAAAAAGATGAAACCGGCATACTACACACTAGCCTTTACACGAAACCTACCGATGCACACATGTATCTTCATTATACGTCCTTCCATCCAGAACACCAGAAACGGTGTATCCCGTACAGCCAGGCAGTGATGACAGAATATAAGATAAATGTTCAACCTAACTGTTTGAAAACTTACGCGCCAGAGGATATCCATCCAAATTGGTACGCCATGCTATCAACAAAGCAAAGAAATTAGATCGAACAAAATTACTATCAAAACAAGATTCTAGTACTGGTCAAAAGAAAGTTATCCCCTTTATCACAACATACAACCCACATATCCCACCCGCCCAGAGGATCTTCAATGGTCATCTCAAACTTCTGACGGAAAACAGCTCCACCAGATTCAtagaaaactagagatgcttttgagaaaagcgcatgtctcccacaactgcccctctaaaaaatgttagtttctctagatgttttagacgagtggatccaattagatggtctggatgagtggatccaatcggtaattcaagggccataaatcaaaaaagcctgggcaagtttggctagttatcaaacttgggtaaggtcttatggccaaacacattttgttcaagtttggtgaagatcggatgagaaatgttcgacttagagagcggacaagagtaaacagacggattttttcggtaattcaagggccgtaactctaaaatgcctggacggatttggctagttatcgaacttggctgaggtctcatggtcaaacacattttgttcaagtttggtgaaggtcagatgaaaaatgtttgattaagagtgcggacatgagtaaaaaggccaatttttcgataattcaagggccgtaactccaaaatgcctggaccgatttggctagttatcgaacttggccgaggtctcatggtcaaacacattttgtttaagtttggtgaagattggatgagaaatatttgaattagagtgcggacaagagtaaaaagaccgatttttggtaattcaagggccataactcaaagacgcctggaccaatttggctagttatggaattggccgaggtcttatggtcaaacacattttgttcaagtttggtgaaaatcggatgagaaatgttcgacttagagtgcggacaagctttgtgacagacacacagacacactggagtaaatcaatatgtctcccacaccactgtgtggtgggagacataataataaaattattgcaGTCTATCGTAGATCCGAAAACATCAGAGATCGGCTAGTTAAATCTGACCTGGTCAAATACGGCACGCAACATTTAGGGAGCTACGCCTGTAGACAGAACTGTATTTCATGTAGATTCATGACAGATGCAACTCATATTACAAGTACCGTCACAGACAGTATCTTCAAAATCCGTGGACACCATGATTGCAAAACAGTAAGTGTCATTTATCTCATTAGGTGCAAAAAATGTGGTCTACAGTACATAGGACAAACTGGTAACACACTTAGAGAAAGATTGTATGGACACTTAGAGGACATACGGGCTAAAAATGAAGTCAAACCTGTATCCCGCCATTTCAATATGGCGGGACACGACGTCAATGATATTAACGTCACAATAAAACAACGTACAGAACGCGATATAAACAAACGTTTAAGAACGGAAGAAGTGTGGATCAAAATTCTAAAGACTAAATGCCCTTAGGCCTTAATTTAATCTAAATGGAGGAGTTACTGGTTGCAAGAAAACTGAAAGATTACACACCTGAGGAATTACTACAGCTAAACTTTATTGATGGCTATCCAGGGATTTTCCTATTATGTGAAATATGCGGACAATCAAGCTTCACACTTCAACAATTCAAGAGACATCAGAACACACGCTTACCTACAATAACTAAATCCAATGTTCATGGTGCAAGAAGTTATATGCGAGACCGGACAACTTAAAACACCATTCACGCAAAATACACGGATTTGAAGAAGAAATTTTTGCAACAGTAGAAATTAAATGCACAGAAACACAACTACTAAATACACCAAGCAAGAATTACTCAACATTACTGAAAAAACCAAATTTTCGAAAAGTGATGGGGAAAACAGGGACCCCCTCAATCAAGAAAACAATCTCGAAGAAACCTTGAAAATTGGACCTTACGGAATTGACGGCTAGACAAAACATAGAAACCCTAACATTTAACATTTGCTCCCCAATTTCGCCATTACCATCAACACCCTGCTCCAGCCCTGTACCAGCATATCCAGAGACGTCTCCAGTGACGGTAATGCCAAGCTCAAGCAATGACACTATCTGTCTGATGAATTTTTGATGTATAACTCAATGAATGAACAGATCATAGAAGTCagtataatttatggaatttttAAACCTAAAGACTAGAACAAACACTGTAAAGTTTTAATTCTTTATTTGTTAGACTCAACCAATGAACATAAATATGAACTTGGCACAGTTCCAAAACTCttctataaatagtaacatgTGTTACTATTTTTAGTAAGTCACATGACATTTTGTAACCGTTTTTTCAGTACCTTAAGAGAACTTTTTTAACTAAAAATTGTCCTGATGAAGATCATTGTATGATCGAAACTAGCAGACTAtaataaattataacaagagctccgccaagccgggcaatatatgcccgaaggattacatcataggatgggagaaaaatttaaagaacttgactgttgtagcccaaaggagtggaacaacaaaaggaaaacttaaaaaaaaacaattctaagtccacaaaaaaatattcaaagtccacaaaaaaaaaaaatccttatcaggtacaggtatgtaaaactACACccaaaaattagaggtaccatccatgttgtaccacagaaaagtggtctcagtttttccctacggccaatgataaaaaagtttcaaaataagctatttatagtaacataaaagggaagtaattcaaaaaataaattattgtaagtgatcaaaaaagagatctgccaaataaaaacaagagcactgcaatgcagagcaatatacacaaagcaaagtcatatatgatctttgacccttaagtgtgaccttgaccttgaagcaagtcaccCGGAACAttactctgcacatcgtctcagtgtggtgaacatttctgccaagtttctttgaaatccttccagcagttcaagagttacagagcggacacgaaacaaactgatatgacttttgacccctaagtgtgaccttgaccttgaagcgagtcatccggaacatgcgctctgcatgttgtcttggtgtggtgaacatttgtgtcaagtttctttgaaatccttcaaggggttcaagagttacagagcggacacgaaacaaactgatatgacctttgactcctaagtgtgaccttgaccttgaagcaagacatccaaaatatgcactctgcacgtggtctcggtgtggtgaacatttgcgtcaagtttccttgaaatccttcaaggggttcaagtgttacagagcgaacacgaaactgctaacggacagacggatggacggacagacagacggacaccagtgtcataacataatacgtcccttcgggcgtataataaacaACTTGGTGGTGACGTGTTGTTACTCTTAATTATTAACTTACTTctgtttaaaattctaaattgtagaaaaaattttgatccaaacgtgcagactTACCTTAAGCTCCGCCCATTTCAGATACTGGTGAGATTTTCACAAGAAGTGTGAATGCGAATCAAACTGTCCGTTACACCAGAAATTACTGTATTCAGCCAATCAGCACCACGTATTCGTCTTTAACACTTGGCATTTAACTGTCAACATGTGCGAGCGTAAAACACAacgttttgtaaacaaattgttGATTAACTGAGCAATTAAATGGTACTGCTACATAATTATTTGGTCTCCATGGTAAAGAACAAGTTGTAAGCTGCTTGATAACAAGTATTAACTACCATGTAAAAATGACTTGATCaaaatttactttcatttttatttgatcGAGATAGTATTACTGTTCATTCAGCGTTAATAATAAACGACTTCATTCTACGTTCATACAAGATAcagcacaaaaaaaaatatatattttcaaaaatctgtGGGTCAGACTTAAAGTGTCAGCTAgaatttttgaaaacaacttttttcaacATTTAGTATTGAAACAATCATTGCATgggaaatgatgtaactaagaaattGAATGGTGACATCGATGGTttttatctagaaacaagaaaattatagccatcTTTCAAATCATTtcacaacatttttttaacattaaggttgaaataaaaaaaaatgctaagtctccccacttctccctaacaTTTGCctacttctccctaaatcagcctaaaggagaagtgacttctcccagaAAATTGGCCCTAGCTTGAGCCTAGAACAGcagttaaacttttaaaattgcatcaaTTACTTTTTTCACCACCCAAAGTTATTGTTAGTAACTGTCAGTTACTGTCGAGTTCCGGGATAAGGAAGTTTACCTGTACTGGACATGTGATAcaggtaattttaaaatgtttaaatcagtttattgaatttaaccttacACAGTTTACTACACTCAAGTTTAGTATACAATATTGATATGTATGCTTGAGTTAGGTTGTTAATAAACTACACAGTTGCTATGTAATTACTGTTTTATACAGTTCAAAATTTATATCCGAAGTTAAAGTTAACATGCTGTAAACAAAATCAGATAAAAGATGACAAAACAACCAAGTGATTCAGTAGGAGGACGTATTTCCAGTTTAAACACTGATCTAGACTGTTCTAGTGACTTTAGTGTATCTGTTTACGGTGGTAATTCAATTCAGTCAGGTTCAGGAGGACGTATTTCCAGTTTAAACACTGATCTAGACAGTTCTAGTGACTTTAGTGTGTCTGTTTACAGTGGTAATTCAATTAAGTCAGGTTCAGATGAACTACAGAACACTATACTGTGTGATGTATGTGACAAAGGTGAAAAGCAGTGTAAGGCAGAAGGATTCTGTGTGGACTGTCAGGAATACCTGTGCAAGGAGTGTTGTGATTACCATAAGAAACTTAAAGTACTTCAAAGCCATGTTCTGCAGGACATAAACACAATATCAAAGACAACATATAAAGCAAAAGGCAAACGTATTTGTGAGGAGAAATGCTCCTCACACTCTGACAGGGTCATTGAATTCTTTTGTCAATCGTGTGACCAGCTTGGCTGCACAATTTGCATAACTACCCAGCATAACAAATGTTCAAGTTTGCACCATATACCGGATATTGTTGCTGAACTAAAAGAAACTGATGAATATAAAGGACTACTTGATGCACTAAAAGAAACAGCTATGAAATTAGAACAGAACAAAGCCAAATATGAAACAAATGTAGAGAAGAAAACATACTATAGAGAAAGAGCAAAATATGCAATTAAAAAACACAGAGATGAGATGAACCAACTATTTGACAGTTTTGAAAAACAGGTTGAATCTGAATTAGACTCGATGGACATTTACAATGCTGACCTGCTGAAATCAATACTAGGCAGGCAAGAGTCTGTGACCCTTGACTTTCAGGCAATAAACACTAGTCTTGAACATAACACTCAAAATATGTGTAAACTGTTTATTGCAATGAAGAAGGCCAAACAAGAGTTAGAAACAGTACAAGACAAAATATTAACGCTAGATGTAAACAATCATGTTGTCAATTATAAATTTGAAGCTGATGGCAATTATCATGAACTAATGGAGAGAATCAAACATTCCGGGAAAATTCAGCTAGTTCATTCATCATTGAAGAAAGAGGAAGCTCAGAGGGAAGAAGTGAATATAAAATCAGATGATGATAAAGTAAGTGGAACAATATCTGGACTTTGTTTGCTTACCGAAGATAAGCTTGTCTTAACTGATGTAAGAAATGAAGCTGTAAAAGTGATAGAAGTGAAAGGAGAATTGGTTCTCTCAACTCTTACTATGTCATCTAAGCCATGGGATGTGGCTAGGATAGAGGAAGATAAAATCGCAGTGACACTTCCAGAAGATAAGAAAATAAAGTTTCTATCAGTTAACCAGGCTATATCAGAAGAGAAAGAAATAGATGTATGTGGTTCTTGTCGAGGCATAGCTTATGGCAGTGGTCAACTGATTGTATCCTTCGACAAGCCAGAAAGCAAAGTTCAAATCCTAGATGAAACTGGTCAGGTgaccaaaatttttgaaaaagatacATTTGGGAACCAATTATTCAGCAAGCCCTGGTACCTAGGTCT
This window of the Mercenaria mercenaria strain notata chromosome 5, MADL_Memer_1, whole genome shotgun sequence genome carries:
- the LOC123556356 gene encoding uncharacterized protein LOC123556356, which encodes MTKQPSDSVGGRISSLNTDLDCSSDFSVSVYGGNSIQSGSGGRISSLNTDLDSSSDFSVSVYSGNSIKSGSDELQNTILCDVCDKGEKQCKAEGFCVDCQEYLCKECCDYHKKLKVLQSHVLQDINTISKTTYKAKGKRICEEKCSSHSDRVIEFFCQSCDQLGCTICITTQHNKCSSLHHIPDIVAELKETDEYKGLLDALKETAMKLEQNKAKYETNVEKKTYYRERAKYAIKKHRDEMNQLFDSFEKQVESELDSMDIYNADLLKSILGRQESVTLDFQAINTSLEHNTQNMCKLFIAMKKAKQELETVQDKILTLDVNNHVVNYKFEADGNYHELMERIKHSGKIQLVHSSLKKEEAQREEVNIKSDDDKVSGTISGLCLLTEDKLVLTDVRNEAVKVIEVKGELVLSTLTMSSKPWDVARIEEDKIAVTLPEDKKIKFLSVNQAISEEKEIDVCGSCRGIAYGSGQLIVSFDKPESKVQILDETGQVTKIFEKDTFGNQLFSKPWYLGLSPDGFTIYVSDNSENTVTSLNLEGKVKGIYKDKDLKKPVGVTVDAAGTVYVVGSSMYSSNIHQLSENLMNVNVLGDLGHGIICPRSAVFNNREQKLYVGMEFSDKILVLSMKSA